TCGCCTCTCAGCTCCCCGTGGTCGAGTGGCACGCCCGCTTCCCCGATCCGACGGCGGCGGATGCCACCCTGGACCGGCTGGTCCACAACACCTACCGCCTCGATTTGCGGGCCAAGCGGTCCCAACGCAAAACTCGCTCTCCTTTGCCGCCCTCGGAGACGGTGGTCATGCCGAACACCTAAGCGTATGATTTCCACCTCCAGCGTCGCTTCGCGCCGCTACCGTTCGCCATGCCCGGAACTCGTGTTCGGCTTGGCCGGAATGCGCAGCGTGCCCCAGTGCAGGAGAACGAAGCGGGCGGTGATCAAGTACATCGGCTCCAAGCGCACCCTCGTCCCCGTCATCCTGGAAGCCGTCCGCCGGGCGGGGGAGGCCCGGTCGGTGATCGACCTCTTCTCGGGCACCTCCCGGGTGGGGCACGCCCTCAAGGCCGCGGGATACCAGGTCCTCGCCAACGACCACAACGCCTACGCCGCCACCCTGGCGCGCTGCTACGTCGAGGCCGACGCCGAAGACGTGCTCGACGACGCCCGAAAGCTCGTGCGGGAGCTCAACGCGCTGCCGGGCGCGCCGGGATACTTCACCGAGACGTTCTGCACGCGGTCCCGGTTCTTCCAGCCCAAGAACGGCGCGCGCATCGACGCCATCCGCGAGGCCATCGCCGCCAAGGGCCTCGACCCCGAGCTCGAGGCGGTGCTGCTCGTCTCCCTCATGGAGGCCGCCGAC
The sequence above is a segment of the Thermodesulfobacteriota bacterium genome. Coding sequences within it:
- a CDS encoding DNA adenine methylase, with the protein product MIKYIGSKRTLVPVILEAVRRAGEARSVIDLFSGTSRVGHALKAAGYQVLANDHNAYAATLARCYVEADAEDVLDDARKLVRELNALPGAPGYFTETFCTRSRFFQPKNGARIDAIREAIAAKGLDPELEAVLLVSLMEAAD